In the genome of Ptychodera flava strain L36383 chromosome 13, AS_Pfla_20210202, whole genome shotgun sequence, one region contains:
- the LOC139147788 gene encoding uncharacterized protein, with translation MTSDLKTVLAQRIRQVEDTFNAGMFRELAQFYSEDCQIVVPDKGVIIGREALVQECVEGVKVAGPKAYRCDVREFHASPDGYMIYQILHVDQIKGDGSVVKSKNNLIVWKKVDDGDYKICVDMSN, from the exons ATGACTTCTGATTTGAAAACTGTCCTTGCTCAACGAATCCGCCAGGTAGAAGACACATTCAACGCCGGCATGTTCCGAGAATTAGCGCAGTTCTACTCGGAAGACTGCCAGATTGTGGTGCCGGACAAAGGTGTCATAATTGGACGAGAAG CTCTTGTACAAGAATGTGTAGAAGGCGTAAAGGTCGCTGGCCCTAAGGCCTATAGATGTGACGTCAGAGAGTTCCACGCCTCCCCCGACGGCTACATGATCTATCAGATTCTACACGTCGACCAAATTAAAGGAGACGGATCAGTTGTAAAAAGCAAGAACAATTTGATTGTGTGGAAGAAAGTGGACGATGGAGATTACAAAATATGTGTTGATATGTCAAATTAG